Proteins found in one Labeo rohita strain BAU-BD-2019 chromosome 11, IGBB_LRoh.1.0, whole genome shotgun sequence genomic segment:
- the dido1 gene encoding death-inducer obliterator 1 isoform X4, which yields MEESVSPELTQAPEPEPSQDPVDTSSQEPTPVSEEVKDQNDQGDVSEDKVEDPDKSTKPSREFKKTWGFRRTTIAKREIPGEMAAETPEGKGAPVRRSGRQAKRTDKLEEFLVTVKRGRGTGRRSCPSRLEGGDPPSQTPTDAETASEASFDGNADAKIEEQKAASPEKKKRGRGRTRRPVKPKTSVGSVSDDGSSENEEKAAGEVTKDTQEQVETVAGAEDGKDVEAKEELVKDVVMKEEDGEEECNKNKEKTSNESINRRPTRAVSKDAKRDTKAKVGAKLRNEKKEEDDDDEDDDEETSSSESDSDGYDPNALYCICRQKHNKRFMICCDRCEEWFHGDCVGISEARGRLMERNGEDYVCPNCYTQKGQFSKAGPSTAAAENGKRPPAGLRKSETSLATPSSTAAATTEEKASDDLGIKGRIEKATNPSGKKKIKIFQPQVTAVEGSSLPKCIGPGCERDALPDSVYCGNDCILRHAAAAMKTITTDGKDSKQKERGRPKAQKKTTNKSPNKRKSVRERRSSNQGEEEESESGTEEDDDDDDEDKHAEEHPPPPAMSSWSSDHNYIAVTPEKTTPISASVLNKTSAAPKDKEKEDNEEVKTEKETASADKKPPALNVVPKGGKKSPGSKGTKAATAATSPLPKGKPTITPLSSGRELRKQPVPIQGKAKKPGPPPPPIPVLSPPGGPGSRHHVSGALRVSKSTFTIPKKQPQAGQKESAEPGPSPTARTPPSPVSSTQHLAPKPTQPAAPPAPPQPPPNNQMRSNIRRSLTDILYKRVSDSDDLSMSENEVGKLAVSIEKEMFNLYMNTDNKYKNKYRSLMFNLKDPKNKGLFYRVVGGEISPFRLVRLSPEELLSKEMSDWRKSEISESLDMSGRSQSGQHKSGSRQESAPPDVDMEEAPPMSDGDVCMPATSQSPHLASAADSQEDTRPTSAPVSTGKGSSMPDIFSSMLKDTTAEHRAHLFDLNCKICTGQKLADDEPPSKKSKMSVPKKPEPSFKSKSELRPSKSPAEPPQASSLSGLETPLPDSTSVMEDPSSVFPVVQVPVAAAVPAVSSVTITRRDPRTAGHRSSVPQIVPDVVVPAVAANVPVSVEPVVVEAKGPLPMPPPAPTSIPRPVVPKSSSYGSSTTSASETTPEGETALFLSGQEMMWKGFINMHSVAKFVTKAYMVSGSFEHIKEDLPDTIHIGGRISPHTVWDYVGKLKTSLSKELSLIRFHPATEEEEVAYVSLFSYFSSRKRFGVVANSNKRIKDLYLIPLSSKDPLPAKLLPFDGPGLEPARPNLLLGLLICQKDKKRPGAPLENEEKRSKTLRDDETGLPKPSTASKSEIKQDKVHRSSLDAISTTPPGTPPPLSASESSSSVPSVFSILSSVKAPGVSTSTGSNSPSSNVSAASTASSTPLQTILKTLFGKKKQDSDVSLSPSDQSAVDVSVPSVSLLDPIVQQFAITKGKEVEVQDDRPYDPEEEYDPAVGYGTENTHDTTKVPAAVKQAEVTSVMDDVAYDPEDDSLFDEVGVDPSTKKLTEEKQVDEQKHEEPVHQQIPETLISQPVTSLLANSQLLQLGKKVEELVAKSSAAPVINQRRDPRQSRDPRQAAASRRQTCDSTEAEEEASLTTDKPSPQQGTVTETSPTQASTVADTQTAQPDSTEDASVEEPYATTDIPVLQVTATLDSVQPAIQHPEASQSEEGGESEEESKSEELPFLDTKGTEVSIPLLGEKIDPELVESYMEKEPEEEPKTKNEPIESEIKSFEEVWPNSASILKAEQVSSIGQTVSKADQTSSIGQPIETTATTYYNISTISTSSTSLHSGVPQDVIQDNSSYMDSHSSHIQHIPTTNPANIPPPMSFPPPIGPPPILGPPPLQGPPPITVPPPMHLPPPMSAPPPMQIPPMQGPPPPLGDKDHSPYPPPASYPPFQNQWGSNSQFDAAPRGPPPPNFTPRGPPPFQPLGQRVPPPQIFDNSINSIPQHIGPRGPPPGPLPPGPPPSFDGQRFNGPPPPFNFSAPRGPPPPFPGPPPNHFDNRAPPPSHFPGPRGPPPIHNIGDHGPPSNMSRGPADQFEDGGNAYHQGIEKPQIPSQGPPFRGPLPNHFDGRRGPPGPSGEMSGQRFPPPNQFRGSPQHRGSFEEPRGTSSQDFERHRGPSMQQFGGPRGPPPGHYDKEPVGQPTRFNYNDDTPSDVRDVRPVRGPLLPTPPEGPIPIPGRIGGHSPDSHRDDHWRRHSPEMRRRRDSEPHNRPSRFDGGSRDRDASSRLSEERQRDLSEDRRRDREREGGHREGGRSWGWNREHEYDRGRERDRERDRSRERDRERGRSRERDREHSRERDRSRGRESDRHRDGDGDKRRDRDRDRDRGREREQDRKDHDRDRAKNRDRERDRDRDRDSRDRRRERSRSRERERGKDRDRRDRDRERDKDRGKEKDRDRRDRSRSKEKKDDKKERSDSSRAKSTESENPS from the exons ATGGAGGAGAGTGTGAGCCCTGAGCTGACTCAAGCCCCTGAGCCTGAGCCCAGCCAGGATCCTGTGGATACCAGCTCACAAG AACCAACACCGGTCTCGGAAGAAGTCAAAGATCAAAACGACCAAGGTGATGTTAGTGAAGACAAAGTAGAGGACCCTGACAAATCCACAAAGCCCTCACGTGAGTTTAAGAAGACTTGGGGCTTTCGTCGGACTACAATTGCTAAGAGGGAAATCCCTGGAGAAATGGCAGCGGAGACACCAGAGGGCAAAGGCGCCCCGGTGCGTCGCAGCGGCAGGCAGGCGAAGCGCACGGACAAACTGGAAGAGTTTCTAGTCACTGTGAAGCGAGGAAGAGGAACGGGAAGGAGAAGTTGTCCCTCACGACTCGAGGGAGGAGATCCTCCGTCCCAAACCCCAACCGATGCCGAAACGGCCTCCGAAGCCAGCTTTGACGGAAATGCAGATGCTAAAATTGAGGAACAGAAAGCGGCCTCAccagagaaaaagaaaaggggTCGGGGAAGGACGCGGAGGCCGGTGAAGCCTAAAACTAGTGTGGGATCGGTGAGTGACGACGGCAGCTCTGAAAACGAAGAAAAGGCTGCCGGCGAGGTAACGAAGGACACTCAGGAACAAGTTGAGACTGTGGCCGGTGCTGAAGATGGAAAGGATGTGGAAGCAAAAGAGGAACTTGTGAAGGATGTGGTGATGAAAGAAGAGGATGGTGAGGAGGAGTGTAATAAGAACAAAGAGAAGACCTCAAACGAATCCATAAATAGACGTCCTACTAGAGCAGTCAGTAAAGACGCCAAAAGAGACACTAAAGCCAAAGTAGGAGCGAAGCTCCGCAACGAGAAGAAAgaagaggatgatgatgatgaagacgATGACGAAGAGACCTCGTCCAGTGAGTCTGACAGTGATGGTTATGACCCTAATGCACTTTACTGCATCTGCAGGCAGAAACACAACAAAAG GTTTATGATCTGCTGCGATCGCTGTGAGGAGTGGTTTCATGGCGACTGCGTTGGCATCTCTGAGGCACGTGGCCGACTGATGGAAAGAAACGGAGAGGACTATGTCTGTCCGAACTGCTACACACAGAAGGGACAGTTTTCCAAGGCTGGTCCCTCCACAGCAGCTGCAGAGAATGGCAAACGGCCACCAGCTGGCCTTCGTAAAAGTGAGACTAGCCTTGCTACACCATCTAGCACTGCTGCAGCCACCACGGAGGAGAAAGCTTCTGATGACCTGGGCATCAAGGGCAGGATCGAGAAGGCTACCAATCCTAgtgggaaaaagaaaataaagattttCCAGCCG CAGGTGACTGCAGTCGAAGGATCTTCCCTTCCCAAGTGCATCGGCCCTGGCTGTGAGAGAGATGCGCTCCCTGACTCCGTCTACTGCGGAAACGACTGCATACTCCGACACGCCGCTGCCGCCATGAAGACCATCACCACGGATGGAAAGGACTCTAAACAGAAAGAGAGGGGCAGGCCCAAAGCACAGAAAAAGACCACAAATAAATCACCAAATAAG AGGAAATCCGTACGGGAAAGGAGGTCGTCTAACCAAGGGGAGGAGGAGGAGTCCGAATCTGGGACTGAGGAAGATGACGACGACGACGATGAAGACAAGCATGCAGAGGAGCATCCGCCGCCACCAGCCATGTCATCCTGGTCCAGTGACCATAATTACATTGCAGTAACGCCAGAAAAGACTACACCCATATCAGCATCTGTGTTAAACAAAACGT CAGCTGCcccaaaagacaaagaaaaggaGGACAATGAAGAAGTAAAGACAGAGAAGGAAACAGCTTCCGCTGACAAGAAGCCTCCGGCTTTAAATGTTGTTCCCAAAGGCGGGAAGAAGTCTCCTGGCTCCAAGGGGACAAAGGCAGCTACTGCTGCCACCTCCCCTCTTCCCAAAGGCAAACCAACTATTACACCTTTAAGCAGTGGAAGAGAGTTAAGGAAACAGCCTGTACCCATACAGGGCAAAGCAAAAAAGCCAGGACCTCCCCCACCACCGATTCCGGTTTTATCACCTCCAGGCGGCCCTGGATCTCGCCACCATGTCTCTGGAGCGCTCCGCGTAAGCAAAAGCACCTTTACTATCCCCAAAAAGCAGCCGCAGGCTGGGCAAAAGGAGTCAGCAGAGCCTGGTCCCTCTCCAACCGCTAGAACCCCACCTTCACCAGTGTCGTCCACCCAGCACTTGGCCCCTAAACCAACCCAACCtgctgcacctcctgctcctcCACAGCCACCACCCAACAACCAGATGAGATCCAACATCAGACGATCTCTGACTGATATCCTGTATAAgag GGTCAGTGACAGTGATGATCTCTCCATGTCTGAGAATGAAGTGGGAAAGTTGGCTGTCAGCATTGAGAAGGAGATGTTTAACCTTTATATGAACACTGACAACAAGTACAAGAACAAGTACAGGTCTCTTATGTTCAATCTAAAGGATCCCAAAAACAAg GGCCTATTCTATCGTGTGGTTGGTGGCGAGATCAGTCCTTTCAGGTTAGTGAGACTGAGTCCAGAAGAGCTTCTTTCCAAAGAGATGTCCGACTGGAGGAAATCAGAGATCTCTGAG AGTCTGGATATGAGCGGGAGATCCCAGTCAGGACAGCACAAAAGTGGATCTAGACAGGAGAGTGCTCCCCCAGATGTGGACATGGAGGAAGCTCCTCCCATGTCTGATGGAGATGTATGTATGCCTGCCACTTCCCAATCTCCCCACTTGGCTTCTGCTGCT GACTCCCAGGAGGACACACGGCCCACTTCTGCACCAGTGTCTACTGGGAAAGGCAGTTCAATGCCAGATATCTTCAGTAGTATGTTGAAAGACACTACAGCAGAGCACAGGGCTCATCTCTTTGACCTTAACTGCAAGATCTGTACAG GCCAGAAGTTGGCAGATGATGAACCACCGTCTAAAAAATCGAAAATGTCTGTGCCTAAAAAGCCAGAGCCATCTTTTAAGTCTAAATCGGAGCTGAGACCATCTAAATCCCCTGCTGAACCCCCTCAAGCTTCCTCTCTTTCTGGTCTTGAGACACCCTTGCCTGATTCCACATCTGTGATGGAGGATCCAAGCAGTGTATTTCCTGTGGTTCAGGTCCCAGTCGCTGCCGCCGTACCTGCAGTCTCTTCGGTTACAATAACTCGGAGGGATCCACGTACTGCTGGTCATCGCTCGTCTGTACCTCAGATAGTTCCTGATGTTGTTGTTCCTGCTGTGGCAGCAAATGTTCCTGTCTCTGTTGAACCTGTGGTTGTGGAAGCAAAGGGTCCTTTGCCTATGCCTCCTCCTGCCCCAACATCTATACCCAGACCTGTAGTCCCGAAATCATCTTCTTATGGCTCCAGTACTACCAG TGCGTCAGAGACCACTCCTGAGGGTGAAACCGCTTTGTTCTTGTCTGGACAAGAGATGATGTGGAAAGGATTCATAAACATGCATTCTGTTGCCAAGTTTGTCACAAAAGCCTACATGGTGTCAGGATCGTTTGAGCATATTAAGGAG gaCTTGCCTGACACTATTCATATTGGTGGTAGAATATCGCCACACACTGTATGGGATTATGTGGGAAAGCTGAAAACTTCTCTGTCAAAa GAGCTCAGTCTCATTCGTTTCCATCCGGCAACTGAAGAGGAGGAGGTGGCGTATGTGTCTCTGTTTTCTTATTTCAGTAGCCGTAAGCGGTTTGGGGTTGTGGCGAACAGCAATAAGCGCATTAAAGACCTTTACCTCATCCCTCTGAGCTCAAAAGACCCACTTCCTGCGAAGCTTCTGCCATTTGATGGACCAG GGCTTGAACCAGCTCGCCCCAATCTCCTTCTGGGGTTGTTAATTTGCCAGAAGGACAAGAAGCGTCCAGGAGCTCCTCTGGAAAATGAGGAGAAACGTTCTAAAACTCTAAGAGATGATGAGACAGGACTTCCAAAACCATCCACTGCTagtaaatctgaaataaaacaggaCAAAGTTCATCGATCTAGTCTGGATGCCATAAGCACAACTCCCCCAGGCACCCCTCCACCCCTCAGTGCCTCAGAGTCTTCAAGTTCTGTCCCCTCTGTGTTTTCAATACTGTCCTCTGTGAAAGCACCTGGTGTTAGCACTAGCACAGGCAGTAATTCTCCATCCTCCAATGTCTCAGCAGCATCTACAGCTTCTTCCACACCACTTCAGACTAtcctaaaaacactttttggtAAGAAGAAGCAAGATTCTGATGTCTCGTTATCACCTTCAGATCAAAGTGCTGTGGACGTCTCTGTGCCTTCTGTGTCCCTGTTAGATCCCATTGTACAGCAGTTTGCAATAACCAAGGGTAAAGAGGTAGAAGTACAGGATGATAGACCATATGATCCTGAGGAAGAATATGACCCAGCTGTTGGCTATGGTACAGAAAATACCCATGATACAACAAAAGTACCTGCCGCAGTTAAGCAAGCAGAGGTCACCTCTGTGATGGATGATGTAGCTTATGACCCTGAGGACGACTCTCTTTTTGATGAAGTTGGGGTTGATCCAAGTACTAAGAAATTAACAGAAGAAAAACAGGTTGACGAACAAAAGCATGAGGAACCAGTTCATCAACAAATACCAGAGACTTTGATTTCTCAGCCTGTTACATCTCTGTTGGCTAACAGTCAACTGCTGCAGCTTGGTAAAAAGGTTGAAGAGCTGGTGGCAAAGAGTTCGGCTGCTCCAGTTATTAACCAGAGAAGAGACCCAAGGCAGAGTAGAGACCCTAGACAGGCAGCTGCAAGTAGAAGACAAACATGTGATTCCACAGAAGCAGAGGAGGAAGCTTCTCTTACTACAGACAAACCATCTCCACAACAAGGTACAGTGACAGAGACATCACCAACACAAGCAAGCACAGTTGCAGATACACAAACTGCACAGCCGGACTCTACCGAGGATGCATCAGTAGAGGAACCTTATGCAACCACAGATATCCCTGTATTGCAAGTCACTGCCACCTTAGATTCAGTGCAGCCTGCCATCCAGCACCCAGAAGCATCCCAGTCTGAGGAAGGGGGCGAGAGCGAGGAAGAAAGCAAGAGTGAGGAGTTGCCTTTTCTTGATACAAAAGGCACAGAAGTTTCTATTCCGTTACTAGGAGAAAAGATTGACCCGGAGTTAGTCGAAAGCTACATGGAAAAAGAGCCTGAAGAGGAACCCAAAACGAAGAATGAACCCATTGAATCCGAGATCAAAAGTTTTGAGGAGGTTTGGCCTAATTCTGCCAGTATTTTAAAAGCTGAACAAGTTTCATCCATCGGACAGACTGTTTCAAAAGCAGATCAGACTTCATCAATTGGGCAGCCTATTGAGACCACTGCAACCACATATTATAACATTTCAACCATCAGTACTTCATCCACATCTTTACACTCAGGAGTGCCACAAGATGTCATCCAAGACAACTCATCTTACATGGATTCTCACAGTTCCCATATACAGCACATACCAACAACAAATCCTGCCAACATTCCACCTCCAATGTCTTTTCCTCCTCCTATTGGTCCTCCACCAATTCTTGGTCCACCTCCCCTGCAAGGCCCACCACCAATCACCGTTCCACCCCCCATGCATCTCCCTCCTCCAATGTCAGCACCCCCGCCAATGCAGATCCCCCCAATGCAAGGTCCACCACCTCCCCTAGGGGATAAAGATCATTCTCCGTATCCACCACCTGCATCGTATCCACCTTTCCAGAATCAGTGGGGTAGCAATTCCCAGTTTGATGCTGCTCCAAGAGGGCCACCTCCTCCAAATTTTACACCAAGAGGACCACCTCCATTTCAGCCATTGGGTCAGAGAGTTCCTCCTCCTCAGATATTTGATAATTCTATAAATTCAATTCCTCAGCATATTGGACCAAGAGGCCCACCTCCAGGGCCTCTACCACCCGGGCCACCTCCAAGCTTTGATGGACAAAGGTTTAATGGGCCTCCACCTCCTTTTAACTTCTCTGCACCCAGGGGCCCACCTCCACCATTTCCTGGTCCCCCTCCAAATCACTTTGATAACAGAGCTCCACCACCATCCCATTTCCCTGGGCCAAGAGGCCCACCTCCAATTCATAACATTGGAGATCATGGTCCTCCATCTAATATGTCAAGAGGGCCTGCTGATCAATTTGAAGACGGTGGAAACGCTTATCATCAGGGAATAGAGAAGCCCCAGATACCTTCACAAGGGCCTCCTTTTAGGGGACCACTGCCAAACCACTTTGATGGACGAAGAGGACCCCCTGGACCTTCAGGTGAAATGTCAGGACAGCGATTTCCACCTCCAAACCAGTTCCGTGGTTCACCTCAACACAGGGGATCATTTGAGGAACCACGGGGAACTTCATCTCAAGACTTCGAAAGGCACCGGGGACCATCAATGCAGCAGTTCGGTGGCCCGAGAGGTCCACCACCAGGACATTATGACAAGGAACCTGTTGGTCAGCCAACACGATTCAACTACAACGATGATACCCCAAGTGATGTTCGAGATGTCAGACCTGTTCGTGGACCTCTGCTTCCAACACCTCCTGAAGGTCCCATCCCAATACCGGGCCGTATAGGTGGACACAGCCCAGACAGCCACCGTGATGACCACTGGAGACGGCACTCCCCTGAAATGAGGAGGCGAAGAGATTCTGAACCACATAACCGTCCAAGTAGATTTGATGGTGGTTCTCGTGACAGAGATGCCTCCTCAAGGTTGTCTGAAGAGAGACAGCGTGATTTGTCTGAAGATAGGAGGAGAGACAGAGAACGAGAAGGTGGTCATCGAGAAGGTGGACGATCATGGGGCTGGAACAGAGAGCATGAGTATGACCGGGGCAGAGAAAGGGACCGTGAAAGAGACCGAAGCAGGGAAAGAGATAGGGAGCGGGGCCGCAGCAGGGAAAGGGACAGAGAACACAGTAGAGAGAGGGATCGCAGTAGAGGCAGAGAGTCTGACCGACATAGAGATGGAGACGGAGACAAGAGGAGGGACCGGGATCGAGACAGAGACCGTGGCAGGGAGAGAGAGCAAGACCGAAAAGACCATGACCGAGACAGAGCAAAgaacagagacagagaaagagaccGTGACCGAGATCGAGACAGCAGAGACAGGAGAAGGGAACGCTCAAGGAGTCGTGAACGGGAACGTGGAAAAGATCGGGACAGAAGAGACCGGGACAGGGAACGGGACAAAGACAGAGGCAaggagaaagacagagacaggCGGGACCGAAGCAGgagcaaagaaaagaaagatgaCAAAAAAGAAAGATCTGACAGCTCAAGGGCGAAGTCTACAGAATCTGAAAACCCATCTTGA